Proteins encoded in a region of the Canis lupus familiaris isolate Mischka breed German Shepherd chromosome 1, alternate assembly UU_Cfam_GSD_1.0, whole genome shotgun sequence genome:
- the ST8SIA3 gene encoding sia-alpha-2,3-Gal-beta-1,4-GlcNAc-R:alpha 2,8-sialyltransferase: protein MRHCKMARVASVLGLVMLSVALLILSLISYVSLKKENIFTTPKYANPGAPRMYMFHAGFRSQFALKFLDPSFVPITNSLTHELQEKPSKWTFNRTAFLHQRQEILQHVDVIKNFSLTKNSVRIGQLMHYDYSSHKYVFSISNNFRSLLPDVSPIVNKHFNICAVVGNSGILTGSRCGQEIDKSDFVFRCNFAPTEAFQRDVGRKTNLTTFNPSILEKYYNNLLTIQDRNNFFLSLKKLDGAILWIPAFFFHTSATVTRTLVDFFVEHRGQLKVQLAWPGNIMQHVNRYWKNKHLSPKRLSTGILMYTLASAICEEIHLYGFWPFGFDPNTREDLPYHYYDKKGTKFTTKWQESHQLPAEFQLLYRMHGEGLTKLTLSHCA from the exons ATGAGACACTGCAAAATGGCCCGGGTCGCCAGTGTGCTGGGGCTGGTCATGCTCAGCGTCGCCCTGCTGATCCTATCGCTCATCAGCTACGTGTCCCTGAAAAAGGAGAACATCTTCACCACTCCCAAGTACGCCAACCCGGGGGCGCCCCGAATGTACATGTTCCACGCGGGGTTCCG GTCACAGTTTGCGCTGAAGTTTCTAGATCCGTCTTTTGTGCCCATTACGAATTCTCTGACCCACGAACTCCAGGAGAAACCTTCTAAGTGGACATTTAATCGGACAGCGTTTTTGCATCAAAG gcAAGAAATTCTTCAGCATGTCgatgtaataaaaaatttttctttgaccAAGAATAGTGTTCGGATCGGACAACTGATGCACTATGATTATTCCAGCCATAAATATGTTTTCTCTATTAGCAATAACTTCCGATCACTGCTTCCAGATGTATCACCCATTGTGAATAAGCATTTTAATATCTGTGCTGTGGTTGGAAATAGTGGGATCCTGACAGGGAGCCGGTGTGGACAAGAAATAGATAAGTCAGATTTTGTTTTCCGTTGCAATTTTGCCCCTACGGAGGCTTTCCAAAGAGATGTTGGAAGGAAAACCAACCTTACCACCTTCAACCCCAGCATTCTGGAAAAATATTACAACAATCTTTTGACCATTCAGGACCGTAACAACTTTTTCCTCAGTTTAAAAAAGCTCGATGGGGCCATTCTTTGGATCCCTGCATTTTTCTTCCACACTTCAGCAACTGTTACCAGGACATTAGTTGACTTTTTTGTTGAACACAGAGGTCAGTTAAAGGTCCAATTGGCTTGGCCTGGAAATATAATGCAACATGTCAACAG GTactggaaaaacaaacatttgtcaCCCAAACGGCTGAGCACAGGTATTCTTATGTACACCCTTGCATCAGCAATATGTGAAGAGATCCACTTGTATGGATTCTGGCCTTTTGGATTTGACCCCAACACAAGGGAAGATCTTCCATACCATTACTATGACAAAAAAGGAACCAAATTTACCACCAAGTGGCAGGAATCACACCAGCTGCCTGCTGAGTTCCAGCTGCTGTACCGAATGCATGGGGAAGGGCTCACCAAGCTGACTCTGTCACACTGTGCCTAA